In Clostridium sp. DL-VIII, the following proteins share a genomic window:
- a CDS encoding VanZ family protein, whose protein sequence is MKKVIILLCLFWMGFIFFMSSSNGQVSHSESIKVVNIIEEAKSKLQNELPDNTISQSRLDKSTNSDEKVSQNAEVNHEAQANKNTPNLQSAKLSQLDQIIRKNAHGFLYMTLAIFVSGILFIYNKKGKDAVIYILFICLLYAVTDEFHQSFIPGRTAMVSDVLVDFSGSIIGLAVFYFIYYKIYTSKKRC, encoded by the coding sequence GTGAAGAAAGTTATTATACTTTTATGTTTATTTTGGATGGGATTTATATTTTTCATGTCAAGCAGCAATGGGCAGGTTTCTCATAGCGAAAGTATTAAAGTAGTTAACATAATTGAGGAAGCTAAATCAAAATTGCAAAATGAACTACCAGATAATACAATAAGTCAGTCGAGACTAGATAAATCCACTAATAGTGATGAAAAAGTAAGTCAAAATGCAGAAGTAAACCATGAGGCACAAGCAAATAAAAATACACCTAATTTACAGTCAGCAAAATTAAGTCAATTAGATCAAATAATCAGAAAAAATGCCCATGGATTTTTATATATGACATTAGCTATTTTTGTAAGCGGCATACTGTTCATATATAACAAAAAAGGAAAGGATGCAGTGATTTACATATTATTTATTTGCTTGCTTTATGCAGTAACTGATGAATTCCATCAGTCTTTTATCCCTGGGAGAACAGCTATGGTTAGTGATGTTTTAGTAGATTTTTCTGGCTCAATAATAGGCTTAGCAGTTTTTTATTTCATTTATTATAAGATATATACTTCTAAAAAAAGGTGTTAA
- a CDS encoding Uma2 family endonuclease, whose amino-acid sequence MEPNKLENSLLKEEWINNVKYMSPRPIYNHIELQGELYLQLKNYFKKSCNVSIEAALFLTKEDPTIIKSDKNSIDNLIKSKKAEVAPDVAVYCDKNQIFYRGYIGIPQLIIEVLSPSNPDDDLISKKDLYEEYGVPEYWIVSPMSKKIWIYSLVNNKYELKHSCTLNEKFNAIRFKDLEIDLSEVELIEED is encoded by the coding sequence ATGGAACCTAATAAATTAGAAAACTCATTATTAAAAGAAGAATGGATTAATAATGTAAAATATATGTCGCCAAGACCTATATATAATCATATAGAGTTACAAGGAGAATTATATTTACAATTAAAAAATTATTTCAAGAAGTCTTGTAATGTTTCAATTGAAGCTGCTTTATTTCTAACTAAAGAAGATCCAACTATTATTAAATCTGATAAAAATAGTATTGATAATTTAATAAAATCGAAAAAAGCTGAAGTGGCTCCAGATGTTGCAGTGTATTGTGACAAAAATCAAATTTTTTATAGAGGTTATATAGGAATTCCACAATTAATTATAGAAGTTTTAAGTCCATCAAATCCGGATGATGATCTTATTTCTAAAAAAGACCTATATGAAGAATATGGTGTACCAGAATATTGGATTGTATCACCAATGAGTAAAAAAATATGGATCTATTCATTAGTAAATAATAAATATGAATTGAAGCATAGTTGTACATTAAACGAGAAATTTAATGCTATAAGGTTTAAAGATTTAGAAATAGATTTATCAGAAGTGGAACTAATAGAAGAAGATTAA